The sequence GATTCCGGCTAGCTCACCGATGCGGAACTCGGCGTGACCTATCTGGTTCGCCCTCCACAGGGCGGCGAAGTAGACGCGGTAGGTCAGGGGGTGCCGATCGTCCCTGGCCATGCATTCGCACTGCGCCTGAGAGAGGCCGCCCCACTCGATGCCGGGTCCGAAGTCGATGCGCACTGAGTCGTGGTCCTTCCCGTGTGGCGCGGTGTGCGCCGGTAGTCGGTGGTTCGCATGTGCTCCCTTCTGGTAGGCACGGCCAGCCGTCAGGCTGGCTTGGGAGTGGGACTCAGGTCAGGCGGCTTCCCGGCAGTCCCGCTCGATCCAGCGGTCTACGTCGGCGGGCCGGAAGCGGAGGTGTCCGCCGATCTTGCAGGCGGGGATGTTGAGCGCTCGGTGGTTGTTGTAGACCCACGCGGGCGTCACGCCCAGGTACTCGGCCAGGTCGGCGACGCTCATCAGGCGGGCGTTCTGCAAAGGACGGCTCCTCGGTTAACGGAGGGGAGGGTTCCCCTCGGGCTGCTCATCCTGAGCTATCAGTCTGGTTCAGTCAAACCCGGATGCGTCACACCTTGACTTGCCTGATGCGGTTCAGTTCCGTACGTTGTCGACCATGACGAAACCCAACGACCACGAGGGCGGCGCTGCGCCCCGTCCGGGCCTCACGCATGTCCAGCGCATCGGGGCGTGGAAGGTCACCATGTGGCTTCCGCTCGACTCCACATCGGCCAACCCCCGCGACATCCGGATCGAGCCGCACGAGGATGCCGACCTGCAAGAGGTGGCGCGCGGCATCACCAGCACGATCCTGCGGCAGATCGACACGACCGCCTTCGCGGAAGAGGTGGGGCCGCTGGCGGAGCTGGCCCGTGCTGGCCAACGGGAGGCCGAGAAGTTCCGGCGGGAGCTGGCCGGCCTGCCCAAGGGGGTGTCGGACGAGTACCTCGCGGTGATCTCCGCCCTCTACGTGCGCTTCGTGAACGCCGGGCGGACCGCTCCCGCCCAAGACCTTGAGTGGTGGACGAGGACGAAGCAGGCCACGTTGAAGGGCCACCTCCGGGCAGCGCGACAGCGCGGCTTCCTGACCAAGGTCGAAGGCAAGGCGGGCGGGCAGCTCACCGACAAGGCGATCGAGATTCTGAAGAGGACCAGTGTCAGTAACGTGCGACTGCCGTAGCGGACAGGGCAGAGGGAGGGGGAACTAGCCGGGTGGCAAAGCGCGGCAACGGGCTCGGTGGGACTCCGGTGGAGATCCCGCGTACGGGCCGACCGAACACCTGGGGCGTGCGTACGCCCCTGCACTTCAATCCGGCAACAGGTAAGAGGGAGCGCTACTGGATAGGCCGGGAGTACAAGAACAAGACCGAGGCGGAACGGGCGCTGCGCAAGTGGCACACCGACCACGAGGCAGGCACCCTCACGCCCCGCTCCGACATGACCATGGGACAGCTCATGGACGGCTGGCTTGCCAAGCATCGGGGCGAGGACACCACGAAGGAGGGGTACGAGCCGAAGATCCGGCTGCACATCAAGCCGCACATCGGCAGGGCGAAGGTGGTGGAGGTGACGGACGAGCGGCTGGACGAGCTGTACCGGCTCCTGGAGAGCACGCCCATCGAGGCGAACGGCAACAAGCCGCTCGGACCCAAGAGCGTCCGCCACATCCACAACATCATCTCGGCCGCGCTGGACTCGGTGACCGGACCGAGGAAGCTCCTCGCGGTCAACCCCGCCCACACTGCCAATCCGCCCACGGAACGGCAGATCAAAGCGGCACAGCCGGACTTCCCCACGCTCAACGATCACGAGACGGGGCGGTTCCTGGCGGACATCTGGAAGCCATGCGGCAACCGGGCCTGTGACGGCGGGCTGACTCACCACTGCCTTCGGGACGCCCCGCTGTGGACCTCGTACGCGGCCACCTCATGCCGACGCAGCGAAGTGCTGGGGTGGAAGTGGTCGCTCATCCACTGGGATGAGTGCGCCATCGAACTGGCCTGGGTCGTAGTCGAAGAGGGCAACACCTACCGGCTGCGCAAGCTCACCAAGGATGGAGACGACAACGCGATCATCTACGTAGACCAAGCCCTGATGAACGTCCTCAAGTGGCAGAAGGAACGCCAGGACGCGGAGCGGGAACGCCTCGGGGATCTCTGGGTGGACCATGATCTCGTCTTCGCCCGCGACGGCTTCAAGCTGTACCGGGGCGAAGCAGGCGGACCACAGGACCCCGAGAAGGTGTCGGCCCGCTGGCGGACGGCACGCAACCGTCTGCACCTGCCGGAGAACTTCCGGCTGCACGACTGGCGGGCATCGAAGATCACGAACGATCTCGACAATCACGAGAACCCGGTAGAGGTCTCGGCCAACGCCCGGCACCACTCGCCGGGCTACACCATGGCGCGCTACGGCAGGCGTCGCGCCGAAGGGGCGAAGAAGCTGGCCGCTTCCAGCGCTGCCCGAATCGGCCTGTCATCCCTGGTCTGACCAGGAAGTTCGCTCGGCTGTTGGTCACGTGGTTGGTCACGCCACAGCCGGAGAAACAGAAAAACCCCAGATCAACTGGGGTCTCTGCTGGTGTCCGAGGGGGGACTTGAACCCCCACGCCCGATAAAGGGCACTAGCACCTCAAGCTAGCGCGTCTGCCATTCCGCCACCCGGACAAGGTGTCTGTCGTGCGAGATCTTCCCTTTC comes from Streptomyces sp. SCL15-4 and encodes:
- a CDS encoding helix-turn-helix domain-containing protein, with the translated sequence MQNARLMSVADLAEYLGVTPAWVYNNHRALNIPACKIGGHLRFRPADVDRWIERDCREAA